A stretch of the Nicotiana tabacum cultivar K326 chromosome 6, ASM71507v2, whole genome shotgun sequence genome encodes the following:
- the LOC107764036 gene encoding defensin-like protein 1: MKLFPTTAVLLFLMLLLSANEIGPRKVEAKLCQYKSRTFFGVCVSGNTCNQKCQGEAFDGGRCHGVRRQCCCYRTC; encoded by the exons ATGAAGCTTTTTCCTACAACTGCTGTGCTTCTCTTCCTAATGCTTCTCCTCTCAGCAAATG AAATAGGTCCAAGAAAGGTAGAAGCAAAGCTATGCCAATACAAGAGCAGAACCTTCTTCGGCGTTTGTGTCAGTGGTAACACTTGCAACCAAAAGTGCCAAGGCGAGGCCTTTGATGGAGGACGCTGTCATGGGGTTCGTCGTCAATGCTGCTGCTACAGGACTTGCTAG